A genomic region of Streptomyces rimosus contains the following coding sequences:
- a CDS encoding tartrate dehydrogenase: protein MTNHRIALIPGDGIGTEVLPPAQRVLDTVGRRHGFTFSYTSFDDWSCERYLREGAMMPPDGLDRLRDKDAILLGAVGRPDVPDHVSLWGLLIPIRRGFRQYVNLRPVRVFEGIDSPVRGAVAGKVDLVVVRENVEGEYSEIGGRLHRGFPEEAAVQESVFTRAGVTRVLDHAFALAAGRRGRLTSATKSNGIVHTLPFWDELVAECGAAHPEVAWDQEHIDALAAKFVLDPARFDVVVASNLFGDILSDLAAAVAGSIGIAPAANLNPEREFPSMFEPVHGSAPDIAGRGIANPLGAIWSAALMLDHLGHPEAAADVTDAIAAVLAKTDVRTPDLGGTAATAEFTDRLLELL from the coding sequence ATGACGAACCACCGCATCGCCCTGATCCCCGGCGACGGCATCGGTACCGAGGTGCTGCCCCCGGCGCAGCGTGTCCTCGACACCGTCGGCCGCCGCCACGGCTTCACGTTCTCCTACACCTCGTTCGACGACTGGTCCTGCGAGCGGTACCTGCGCGAGGGCGCGATGATGCCGCCGGACGGGCTGGACCGGCTGCGGGACAAGGACGCCATCCTGCTCGGCGCGGTCGGCCGGCCGGACGTGCCGGACCACGTCTCGCTGTGGGGGCTGCTGATCCCGATCCGCCGCGGCTTCCGGCAGTACGTCAACCTGCGGCCGGTCCGGGTCTTCGAGGGGATCGACAGTCCGGTGCGGGGCGCGGTGGCCGGGAAGGTCGACCTGGTCGTCGTACGGGAGAACGTCGAGGGCGAGTACAGCGAGATCGGCGGGCGCCTGCACCGCGGCTTCCCCGAGGAGGCGGCCGTACAGGAGTCGGTGTTCACCCGAGCCGGGGTGACGCGGGTGCTGGATCACGCCTTCGCGCTGGCCGCGGGCCGCCGGGGCCGGCTGACCTCCGCCACCAAGTCGAACGGCATCGTGCACACCCTGCCGTTCTGGGACGAGCTGGTCGCCGAATGCGGCGCCGCGCACCCGGAGGTGGCCTGGGACCAGGAGCACATCGACGCGCTGGCCGCCAAGTTCGTGCTCGACCCGGCCCGCTTCGACGTGGTGGTCGCCTCCAATCTCTTCGGTGACATCCTCAGCGATCTGGCCGCCGCCGTGGCCGGGTCGATCGGCATCGCGCCGGCCGCCAACCTCAATCCGGAGCGCGAGTTCCCCTCGATGTTCGAGCCGGTGCACGGTTCGGCGCCGGACATCGCGGGGCGCGGCATCGCCAATCCGCTGGGCGCGATCTGGTCGGCCGCCCTGATGCTCGACCACCTCGGGCACCCCGAGGCGGCCGCGGACGTCACCGACGCCATCGCGGCGGTCCTCGCCAAGACGGACGTCCGTACGCCCGATCTGGGCGGCACCGCCGCCACCGCGGAGTTCACCGACCGGCTCCTCGAACTGCTGTGA
- a CDS encoding LysR family transcriptional regulator: MDIRQLEYFLAIVDQGGFHRAASALYVSQPSLSQAVRALERDLGGELFHRIGRRAVLTEAGRALIEPARAAVRGLATARASVAAVHELRTGRVEVAAMPSQAVEPLTSMIRAFSGRYPGVSVVIRAAFTSGDVVEMVRTGAVELGLLATSGPLPDKEVTSHPAGEQRFVLVVAPDGPFGGRRGVGCEELAGQRLIVGQRGTGMRAYVDGLRERGVAFTIAAETEHRVALLPLVLAGVGSAVVTESWRAMAEQAGARVLDIEPTTTLNIGLVSRRTGLSPAARAFVTTALDQVAG; this comes from the coding sequence ATGGACATCCGGCAGCTGGAGTACTTCCTCGCCATCGTCGACCAGGGCGGCTTCCACCGGGCGGCATCGGCCCTGTACGTCTCGCAGCCGTCGTTGTCCCAGGCCGTCCGGGCGCTCGAACGGGATCTGGGCGGCGAGCTCTTCCACCGGATCGGCCGGCGTGCGGTGCTCACCGAGGCGGGGCGGGCGCTGATCGAACCGGCCCGCGCGGCGGTGCGCGGGCTGGCGACCGCGCGGGCCAGCGTCGCCGCCGTGCACGAGCTGCGGACCGGGCGGGTGGAGGTGGCCGCGATGCCGTCCCAGGCGGTGGAGCCGCTGACCTCGATGATCCGTGCTTTCAGCGGCCGGTATCCGGGTGTCTCCGTGGTCATCAGGGCCGCGTTCACGTCCGGGGACGTGGTCGAGATGGTCCGTACGGGTGCGGTCGAGCTGGGGCTGCTGGCCACGTCGGGGCCGTTGCCGGACAAGGAGGTGACGTCCCATCCCGCCGGGGAGCAGCGCTTCGTACTGGTGGTGGCGCCCGACGGCCCGTTCGGCGGGCGCCGCGGCGTGGGCTGCGAGGAGTTGGCGGGGCAGCGGTTGATCGTCGGGCAGCGTGGCACCGGAATGCGGGCGTACGTGGACGGTCTGCGCGAGCGCGGCGTCGCGTTCACCATCGCGGCCGAGACCGAGCACCGGGTCGCCCTGCTCCCGCTGGTGCTCGCCGGGGTGGGTTCGGCGGTGGTGACGGAGTCCTGGCGGGCGATGGCCGAGCAGGCCGGCGCCCGGGTGCTGGACATCGAGCCGACGACGACGCTGAACATCGGCCTGGTGAGCCGCCGTACGGGACTGTCCCCCGCGGCGCGGGCGTTCGTGACGACGGCGCTGGACCAGGTCGCCGGCTGA
- a CDS encoding SpoIIE family protein phosphatase produces the protein MSRTGRNSPEPHGAGGDGATTAAFAALLEDSAEELYDSAPCGYVSTLMDGTIAKVNATLLDWLGLERDAVVGRTRFADLLTVGGKLYHETHFAPLLRMQGEINGIALELRRADGTRIPVLVSATVKYGSEGEPLLIRATLFDARDRRAYEEELLRRQQEAEAARRRAEADRARLQEALAVLQQSLLPTVLPEIPGLEVASYYHTASPDRLGGDFYDLFALDGKRWAFFLGDVSGKGPRAAALTSLTRYTLRAAALHDPDPEAALATLNTVLHERYSGGDPRYCTAIFGVLEPDQDSGEVTVRLASGGHPPALVLRADGTCDYLHTPGGLLVGILPEPRFVTATTTLTPGDGLLLYTDGLTEARTGPDRVLYGEEALRTFAADHAGSPPRAVIQALTGLLEGFGDGLDDDTALLALGVPALQS, from the coding sequence ATGAGCCGCACCGGACGGAACAGCCCCGAGCCGCACGGGGCGGGCGGCGATGGCGCCACGACCGCCGCGTTCGCCGCCCTGCTGGAGGACAGCGCCGAGGAGCTCTACGACTCCGCGCCCTGCGGCTATGTGTCCACGCTGATGGACGGCACCATCGCGAAGGTCAACGCCACGCTCCTGGACTGGCTCGGCCTGGAGCGGGACGCGGTGGTCGGGCGGACGCGGTTCGCCGATCTGCTCACCGTGGGCGGCAAGCTCTACCACGAGACGCACTTCGCGCCGCTGCTGCGCATGCAGGGCGAGATCAACGGGATCGCACTGGAGCTGCGGCGCGCCGACGGCACGCGTATCCCGGTGCTGGTCTCGGCCACCGTCAAGTACGGCAGCGAGGGCGAGCCGCTGCTGATCCGCGCCACCCTCTTCGACGCCCGCGACCGGCGCGCGTACGAGGAGGAGCTGCTGCGGCGCCAGCAGGAGGCGGAAGCGGCCCGCCGGCGGGCGGAGGCCGACCGCGCGCGCCTTCAGGAGGCGCTGGCCGTCCTTCAGCAGAGCCTGCTGCCCACCGTGCTGCCCGAGATACCGGGGCTGGAGGTGGCCTCGTACTACCACACCGCCTCCCCCGACCGGCTCGGCGGCGACTTCTACGACCTGTTCGCCCTGGACGGCAAGCGCTGGGCGTTCTTCCTCGGGGACGTGAGCGGCAAGGGTCCCCGCGCGGCCGCCCTGACCTCGCTCACCCGCTACACCCTGCGCGCCGCCGCACTGCACGACCCGGATCCGGAGGCCGCGCTGGCCACCTTGAACACGGTTCTCCACGAGCGGTACAGCGGCGGCGATCCGCGGTACTGCACCGCCATATTCGGAGTGCTGGAGCCGGACCAGGACAGCGGGGAGGTCACCGTACGGCTCGCCTCCGGCGGCCACCCTCCCGCTCTGGTCCTGCGCGCCGACGGCACCTGCGACTACCTGCACACCCCGGGCGGTCTGCTCGTCGGCATCCTGCCGGAGCCACGCTTCGTCACCGCCACCACCACCCTCACCCCGGGCGACGGCCTCCTGCTGTACACCGACGGTCTCACCGAGGCCCGCACGGGCCCCGACCGCGTCCTGTACGGGGAGGAGGCCCTGCGTACGTTCGCCGCCGACCATGCCGGATCGCCGCCGCGTGCCGTGATCCAGGCGCTGACCGGCCTGCTGGAAGGTTTCGGCGACGGCCTGGACGACGACACCGCCCTGCTCGCCCTCGGGGTCCCGGCCCTACAATCCTGA
- a CDS encoding alpha/beta fold hydrolase, protein MDILRRNHVTVTGNPDGPAVVLAHGFGCDQNMWRLTVPALADVHRVVLFDYVGCGRSDLSAFREDRYASLDGYAQDVVEIAEALDLRDATFVGHSVSAMAGVLAARRAPERFGALVMVAPSPRYIDDEGYRGGFTTADIDELLDSLDSNYLGWSAAMAPMIMGNPERPELGEELTRSFCATDPDMARVFARTTFLSDSRDDLKSVTVPTLVLECTQDMIAPREVGAFVHRQIPGSTLVTLDATGHCPHLSAPEATNRAITGFLTGLR, encoded by the coding sequence ATGGACATCCTGCGCAGGAACCACGTCACCGTCACGGGGAACCCGGACGGACCGGCCGTGGTGCTGGCCCACGGTTTCGGCTGTGACCAGAACATGTGGCGTCTGACCGTTCCCGCCCTGGCCGATGTCCACCGTGTGGTGCTGTTCGACTACGTCGGCTGCGGCCGCTCCGACCTGTCGGCGTTCCGGGAGGACCGCTACGCGTCCCTCGACGGCTACGCGCAGGACGTGGTGGAGATCGCCGAGGCCCTCGACCTGCGCGACGCGACATTCGTCGGGCACTCGGTCAGCGCCATGGCCGGCGTGCTCGCCGCCCGGCGGGCCCCGGAGCGCTTCGGCGCCCTGGTCATGGTCGCCCCGTCCCCGCGCTACATCGACGACGAGGGCTACCGCGGCGGGTTCACCACGGCGGACATCGACGAGCTGCTGGACTCGCTGGACTCCAACTACCTGGGCTGGTCGGCCGCCATGGCGCCGATGATCATGGGCAATCCGGAGCGGCCCGAGCTCGGCGAGGAGCTGACCCGCAGCTTCTGCGCCACCGACCCCGACATGGCCCGCGTCTTCGCCCGCACCACCTTCCTGTCCGACTCCCGCGACGACCTGAAGTCGGTGACCGTGCCGACGCTGGTGCTGGAGTGCACCCAGGACATGATCGCCCCGCGCGAGGTCGGCGCGTTCGTCCACCGCCAGATCCCCGGCTCGACGCTGGTCACCCTGGACGCCACCGGCCACTGCCCGCACCTGTCCGCGCCCGAGGCCACCAACCGGGCGATCACCGGCTTCCTGACGGGGCTGCGGTGA
- the dctA gene encoding C4-dicarboxylate transporter DctA: MAPSVSAAPARPPAPAPTRSRPWYRQLYFWVLFAIVSGVLTGWLWPAAGTALGPVGTTFVAAVKMLISPIVFLTVVAGIGGVDSLGRVGRVGLKSLAYFQAGTLAALLLGLLAVNVFRPGAGVHADPGTLRLEGDAARYAEQGSDQSWWHFLTDLVPTSPVGAFAEGNVLQVLFFSVLFGVALKTVGPVGAPIVDGVHRLGAVVFKILHYVMLAAPVGAFGAMAYTIGTYGISTLTGLGRLVALFYGTSLVFVVVVLGGITAFLRINIFRLLYHLREEFLLVLGTSSSESALPRLMTKLEGLGVRRDIVGLTVPTGYSFNLDGSSIYLSLAAVYIAQATDTPLGLGQQLGLLAVMLLTSKGSGGVTGAGFIALAATLSTVGTVPAAGIMLIFGVDKFMSECRALTNLAGNSVATLVVARWERVLDSARVNQVLRTGTPRPEAPGERASAPVPARR; encoded by the coding sequence ATGGCACCGTCCGTGTCCGCCGCCCCGGCCCGGCCGCCCGCACCGGCGCCCACCCGGTCCCGGCCGTGGTACCGGCAGCTGTACTTCTGGGTCCTGTTCGCGATCGTCTCCGGCGTCCTGACCGGCTGGCTGTGGCCGGCCGCCGGGACGGCGCTCGGGCCGGTCGGCACCACCTTCGTGGCCGCCGTGAAGATGCTGATCTCGCCGATCGTCTTCCTGACCGTCGTGGCCGGCATCGGCGGCGTCGACAGCCTCGGCCGGGTCGGCCGGGTGGGTCTGAAGTCGCTCGCCTACTTCCAGGCGGGCACTCTGGCCGCCCTTCTGCTGGGTCTGCTCGCCGTCAACGTCTTCCGGCCCGGCGCCGGGGTGCACGCCGACCCCGGCACCCTGCGCCTGGAGGGCGACGCCGCGCGCTACGCCGAGCAGGGCTCGGACCAGAGCTGGTGGCACTTCCTCACCGACCTGGTGCCCACCAGCCCGGTCGGTGCCTTCGCCGAGGGCAACGTCCTCCAGGTGCTCTTCTTCTCGGTCCTCTTCGGCGTCGCCCTGAAGACCGTGGGGCCCGTCGGCGCGCCGATCGTGGACGGTGTGCACCGGTTGGGCGCGGTGGTCTTCAAGATCCTGCACTACGTGATGCTGGCCGCCCCCGTGGGCGCGTTCGGCGCGATGGCGTACACCATCGGTACGTACGGGATCTCCACCCTCACCGGCCTCGGCCGCCTCGTCGCCCTCTTCTACGGCACGTCCCTGGTCTTCGTCGTCGTGGTGCTCGGCGGCATCACCGCCTTCCTGCGGATCAACATCTTCCGGCTGCTGTATCACCTGCGGGAGGAGTTCCTGCTCGTACTGGGCACTTCCTCCTCCGAGAGCGCCCTGCCGCGGCTCATGACCAAGCTCGAAGGGCTCGGTGTCCGCCGGGACATCGTCGGGCTGACCGTCCCGACGGGCTATTCGTTCAACCTGGACGGCAGCTCGATCTACCTCTCGCTGGCCGCCGTCTACATCGCCCAGGCCACCGACACCCCACTGGGCCTCGGACAGCAACTCGGCCTGCTCGCCGTCATGCTGCTCACCTCGAAGGGCTCCGGCGGCGTCACCGGCGCGGGCTTCATCGCGCTGGCGGCCACGCTCTCGACCGTCGGTACGGTGCCGGCCGCGGGCATCATGCTCATCTTCGGCGTCGACAAGTTCATGTCCGAGTGCCGTGCCCTGACCAATCTGGCCGGCAACAGCGTCGCCACCCTCGTCGTTGCCCGCTGGGAGCGCGTCCTGGACAGCGCACGCGTCAACCAGGTCCTGCGTACGGGCACGCCGCGCCCCGAAGCGCCCGGAGAGCGGGCGTCCGCACCGGTTCCGGCCCGGCGTTGA
- a CDS encoding RidA family protein: MEHILRPEGAPPVNGYSHAVRFTGPMVVVSGQVPVAPDGAVVGVGDAEAQVRQVYANLATALEAAGSGLEHIVKLTVYLTDLEDLPTFRRVRDEHQDAERPPACSLVRVAGLVHPDFRVEVEALAVAPDGPATA, from the coding sequence ATGGAGCACATATTGCGCCCCGAAGGCGCACCGCCGGTCAACGGGTACAGCCACGCGGTGCGTTTCACGGGACCCATGGTCGTGGTCTCGGGGCAGGTGCCGGTGGCCCCGGACGGTGCGGTGGTGGGTGTCGGTGACGCCGAGGCGCAGGTCCGGCAGGTGTACGCGAATCTCGCCACAGCGCTGGAGGCGGCGGGCTCGGGTCTGGAGCACATCGTCAAGCTGACGGTGTATCTGACCGACCTGGAGGACCTGCCCACGTTCCGGCGCGTACGGGACGAGCACCAGGACGCGGAGCGCCCGCCGGCCTGCTCGCTGGTGCGCGTCGCCGGGCTGGTGCACCCCGACTTCCGGGTCGAGGTCGAAGCCCTGGCCGTGGCTCCGGACGGCCCGGCCACCGCCTGA
- a CDS encoding SDR family NAD(P)-dependent oxidoreductase, producing the protein MPSAAQHPRPTPPGSWDVHRPPSAEGRSILVTGGNAGIGYFVAEQLAGTGATVVLGSRDRTKAEAAAASIRSRVPGARVRHVPLDLADLASLPATVDALALDRLDAVVHNAGVALDDPPRRETADGHELMFGTNHLGHFALTRWLAPLLMAAPAGRVVTVGSFAAKSERLDLTDLQSRADDYRPKRTYGRSKLAQMTFGFALDRRLRALGSTVSSLVAHPGGALDALTPSRAPVHVRTSGERLLGLPAGLLVQGKDAGAWPVVRAVLDPLATGGQLWGPRVFGLRGLPRAEPVQEQMADAALAARLWEASCELTGVEADLGFR; encoded by the coding sequence GTGCCTTCCGCAGCCCAGCACCCGCGCCCGACCCCGCCCGGTTCTTGGGACGTGCACCGTCCGCCGTCCGCCGAGGGCCGGTCCATCCTGGTCACCGGCGGCAACGCGGGCATCGGCTACTTCGTCGCGGAACAGCTCGCCGGTACGGGAGCCACCGTCGTGCTGGGCAGCCGCGACCGTACGAAGGCCGAGGCCGCCGCGGCGAGCATCCGCTCCCGGGTCCCGGGCGCCCGCGTGCGGCACGTGCCGCTGGACCTCGCGGACCTGGCGTCCCTCCCGGCCACCGTGGACGCGCTCGCGCTGGACCGCCTCGACGCGGTGGTGCACAACGCCGGGGTGGCGCTCGACGATCCGCCGCGCCGCGAGACCGCGGACGGCCACGAGCTGATGTTCGGGACCAACCACCTCGGGCACTTCGCGCTGACCCGGTGGCTCGCACCGCTGCTCATGGCCGCGCCGGCCGGCCGCGTGGTCACCGTCGGCAGCTTCGCCGCGAAATCCGAGCGACTGGACCTGACCGATCTCCAGTCCCGCGCGGACGACTACCGCCCGAAGCGGACCTACGGACGCTCGAAACTGGCGCAGATGACCTTCGGTTTCGCCCTCGATCGCCGGCTGCGCGCGCTGGGCAGCACGGTCAGTAGCCTGGTGGCTCACCCTGGCGGCGCCCTGGACGCCCTCACGCCGTCGCGCGCGCCGGTGCACGTACGGACCTCGGGCGAGCGGCTGCTCGGGCTGCCCGCCGGACTGCTCGTCCAGGGCAAGGACGCCGGTGCGTGGCCCGTCGTACGGGCCGTCCTCGACCCGCTGGCGACGGGCGGGCAGTTGTGGGGGCCGCGGGTGTTCGGGCTGCGCGGCCTGCCGCGGGCCGAGCCGGTGCAGGAGCAGATGGCCGACGCCGCCCTCGCGGCGCGGCTGTGGGAGGCCAGCTGTGAGCTGACCGGAGTGGAGGCGGATCTGGGGTTCCGGTGA